One Falco biarmicus isolate bFalBia1 chromosome 9, bFalBia1.pri, whole genome shotgun sequence genomic region harbors:
- the LOC130155081 gene encoding lipase member M-like, whose translation MKRTVDPEAFMNINELIAYKGYPSEEYEVTTEDGYIITINRIPYGTQNQGNPALKPAVFLQHGLLGDASNWVTNLPNNSLGFMLADAGFDVWMGNSRGNRWSRKHQNYSIDQEEFWAFSFDEMAKFDLPAAINFIVEKTRQEKLYYIGYSQGATIAFIAFSTMPELAQKIKLYFALAPVTTIKYARSPATKLLYLPEKLLRGLLGKREFLPQTECLRRLIAPVCSHRAFAQLCRSVFFSLGGCNLKNIDMNRINVYIAQTTSGTSVQNILHWSQEAHSGQFQAYDWGSSKKNMEKYQQATPPPYNVEEMTVPTAVWTGGQDWLADAKDAAILLSQIKRLIYHKRIPEWAHLDFLWGLDAPLRVYSEIIDLMQKHP comes from the exons ATGAAGAGAACTGTGGATCCTGAAGCATTTATGAATATT AATGAGCTCATTGCTTACAAAGGATACCCCAGTGAGGAGTATGAAGTGACGACAGAAGATGGTTATATTATTACCATTAACAGAATTCCTTATGGTACACAGAACCAGGGAAATCCAG ctttgaaacCTGCTGTGTTTCTCCAACACGGATTATTGGGAGACGCTAGTAACTGGGTCACAAACCTGCCCAACAACAGCTTGGGCTTCATGCTAGCCGATGCTGGTTTTGATGTTTGGATGGGAAATAGCAGAGGGAATCGCTGGTCcagaaaacatcaaaattaTTCCATTGATCAAGAGGAATTCTGGGCTTTCAG TTTTGATGAGATGGCAAAGTTTGATCTTCCAGCAGCAATAAATTTCATTGTGGAGAAAACCAGACAGGAAAAGTTGTACTATATTGGCTATTCACAAGGTGCTACTATTG CTTTCATTGCATTTTCAACAATGCCAGAGCTGGCTCAAAAAATCAAACTCTATTTTGCGTTGGCACCTGTCACTACTATTAAATATGCTAGAAGCCCAGCAACAAAACTCCTCTACCTTCCTGAAAAATTGCTCAGG GGTTTGCTAGGCAAAAGAGAATTTCTCCCCCAGACTGAATGTCTAAGAAGGCTAATAGCTCCCGTCTGCAGCCACCGAGCTTTTGCCCAGCTTTGTAGAAGTGTCTTCTTCAGTCTGGGTGGCTGTAACCTGAAAAACATTGACATG aaccGAATCAACGTGTATATTGCCCAAACCACCTCTGGAACTTCCGTGCAGAACATACTCCACTGGAGTCAG GAGGCCCACTCGGGGCAGTTCCAAGCTTATGACTGGGGCAGTTCAAAGAAGAACATGGAAAAATACCAACAG GCTACTCCTCCTCCCTACAACGTAGAAGAGATGACTGTACCAACTGCAGTATGGACTGGGGGTCAAGACTGGCTTGCAGATGCCAAGGATGCAGCCATTTTACTGTCTCAAATCAAAAGGCTCATCTATCACAAGAGGATTCCTGAATGGGCACATCTGGATTTCCTCTGGGGATTGGATGCACCTTTGCGCGTGTACAGTGAAATTATTGATCTGATGCAGAAGCATCCTTAA
- the TMEM72 gene encoding transmembrane protein 72, whose translation MRHKAFWSALEYTCRLLGISTAAVLIGVGVETLQRGQFKSLAFYLIFSGVAVTACEGGFFISLFLEMCFTYEPDSLAQACWKQARCPGSFQKFLGYTLLSVACFLHPVLVWHVTIPGSMLVLTALAYFLLSKRRKSPGHKETHPQAGQYVDPSATVAASTIAGDTEQTYTFHRAQREQHHSLLGHMKSILKASKDRSMAPVAPAQTAAPPTPRKQVHFQEKVVQIIPSVSESLEDVESEAQETTSDTTPILTPPDAPVILAPLSSTGLF comes from the exons ATGCGACACAAAGCCTTTTGGAGTGCCCTGGAGTACACCTGCCGATTGCTGGGCATCTCCACCGCAGCAG tgCTGATCGGTGTGGGAGTAGAAACTCTGCAGCGAGGACAGTTCAAAAGCCTGGCTTTCTATCTGAT tttttcaggagTCGCCGTTACTGCCTGTGAAGGCGGCTTCTTTATCAGTTTGTTCCTGGAGATGTGCTTCAC aTACGAGCCCGACTCCCTGGCCCAGGCCTGCTGGAAGCAAGCTAGATGCCCAGGGAGCTTCCAGAAATTCCTGGGGTACACACTGCTCTCAGTGGCTTGCTTCCTGCATCCCGTCCTCGTCTGGCATGTCACCATCCCTG GCTCCATGCTGGTGCTCACCGCCCTGGCCTACTTCCTGCTgagcaagaggaggaagagccCAGGGCACAAAGAGACGCATCCCCAGGCAGGCCAGTACGTAGACCCTTCAGCCACTGTGGCAGCCTCAACCATCGCTGGTGACACTGAGCAGACGTATACCTTCCACAGGGCCCAGAGGGAGCAGCACCACTCGCTGCTGGGCCACATGAAGAGCATCCTGAAGGCCAGCAAGGACAGGAGCATGGCCCCAGTAGCTCCTGCCCAAACAGCAGCCCCGCCAACCCCACGCAAGCAGGTGCACTTCCAGGAGAAGGTGGTGCAGATCATCCCCTCTGTCAGCGAGAGCTTGGAGGATGTGGAGAGTGAGGCTCAAGAGACCACGTCGGACACAACACCCATCCTCACACCCCCCGATGCCCCCGTCATCCTTGCTCCCCTCAGCTCCACAGGCCTCTTTTGA